One Stenotrophomonas sp. SAU14A_NAIMI4_5 DNA segment encodes these proteins:
- a CDS encoding LacI family DNA-binding transcriptional regulator — MNDNGGSSSKRSGKAVTVTDIARAIGVSRATVSLVLRGSPLVNVDTRAKVEAELRRQRYVYNRAAANLRRRTSSSIALVINDLSNPFFAEFASGVDEALGGRGYVTLLGSTGESPERQQAVLSTLMEHTPAGLILSPAEGSDASLVRQALGANANVLLFNRELDGADWDFLTLDNQHGAYLATRHLIERGHRQIAFFGGHADSSSCHQRRAGFQQALAEAGLTLPPGWMIESAPNRLEAAARTDELFVDGHRPSAAVCYNDTVALGLMLGLNSRGIRPGGDFAVTGFDDISEASVAVPPLTTLTADPRERGRQAAALLLQRLDDPDAPPQRTVAPVQLRIRESSAARPN; from the coding sequence ATGAACGACAACGGCGGCAGTTCCAGCAAGCGTTCCGGCAAGGCAGTGACGGTCACCGACATCGCCCGTGCCATCGGCGTTTCGCGCGCGACCGTGTCGCTGGTGCTGCGCGGCAGCCCGCTGGTCAACGTCGATACCCGGGCCAAGGTCGAGGCCGAACTGCGCCGCCAGCGTTATGTCTACAACCGTGCGGCGGCCAACCTGCGCCGTCGCACCTCGTCAAGCATCGCGCTGGTCATCAACGATCTGTCCAACCCGTTCTTCGCCGAATTCGCGTCCGGCGTGGACGAGGCACTGGGTGGGCGCGGCTACGTGACCCTGCTGGGCAGCACCGGCGAATCGCCCGAGCGCCAGCAGGCGGTGCTGTCCACGCTGATGGAGCACACCCCGGCCGGCCTGATCCTGTCGCCAGCCGAAGGCAGCGACGCCTCCCTGGTGCGGCAGGCGCTGGGCGCCAACGCCAACGTGCTGCTGTTCAACCGTGAGCTTGACGGCGCCGACTGGGACTTCCTGACCCTGGACAACCAGCACGGTGCCTACCTCGCCACCCGCCACCTGATCGAACGCGGCCACCGCCAGATCGCCTTCTTCGGCGGCCATGCCGATTCCAGCTCGTGCCACCAGCGCCGCGCCGGTTTCCAGCAGGCGCTGGCCGAGGCCGGGCTGACGCTGCCGCCGGGCTGGATGATCGAATCGGCGCCGAACCGCCTGGAGGCAGCCGCCCGCACCGACGAGCTGTTCGTCGATGGCCACCGGCCGAGCGCGGCGGTCTGCTACAACGACACGGTCGCGCTGGGCCTGATGCTGGGCCTGAACTCGCGCGGCATCCGCCCCGGCGGCGATTTCGCGGTTACCGGGTTCGATGACATTTCCGAAGCGTCGGTGGCGGTGCCGCCGCTGACCACCCTGACCGCCGACCCGCGCGAGCGTGGCCGGCAGGCCGCCGCACTGCTGCTGCAGCGCCTGGATGACCCGGATGCGCCGCCGCAGCGCACGGTCGCCCCGGTGCAGCTGCGCATCCGCGAAAGCAGCGCCGCCCGCCCGAACTGA
- the fucP gene encoding L-fucose:H+ symporter permease, translated as MPISATPRPSGSPGNAPAVTNGKALAVVTTIFFMWGFLTCLNDILIPHLKAVFELNYAKAMLVQFTFFGTYFLMSLPAGRLVAALGYKKGIVAGLVIAGIGALGFWPAAELRVYGAFLGALFVLATGITVLQVAANPYVALLGPEQTSSSRLTLAQALNSLGTAIAPIFGGMLILSNTVKSADELNALPAAEQLAYRVAEAQAVQGPYVGLAVALVLLALFVFLFRLPALSDATEQADQGHHHSYFDALRKRHLLLGVLGIFFYVGAEVSIGSFLVNYLSMPSIGGFSEQQATHYVSAYWTMAMIGRFAGSALLARFSPSRLLAIFALVNVALLATTMMTSGSVALYSVVAIGLFNSIMFPTIFALSIERLGPLTNKGSSLLIMAIVGGAVVPYLQGVLADHIGVQASFILPLLCYGYIIFYGLVGARTPASATQGG; from the coding sequence ATGCCGATCTCCGCAACGCCCCGCCCATCGGGTTCCCCCGGCAACGCACCGGCCGTCACCAACGGCAAGGCACTGGCCGTGGTTACCACCATCTTCTTCATGTGGGGCTTCCTGACCTGCCTCAATGACATCCTGATCCCGCACCTGAAGGCGGTGTTCGAACTGAACTACGCCAAGGCGATGCTGGTGCAGTTCACCTTCTTCGGCACCTACTTCCTGATGTCGCTGCCGGCGGGCCGCCTGGTCGCCGCGCTGGGTTACAAGAAGGGCATCGTTGCCGGTCTGGTCATTGCCGGCATCGGCGCGCTGGGCTTCTGGCCGGCGGCCGAGCTGCGCGTGTATGGCGCCTTCCTCGGCGCGCTGTTCGTGCTGGCCACCGGCATCACCGTGCTGCAGGTCGCTGCCAACCCCTACGTGGCGCTGCTGGGCCCGGAACAGACCAGCTCCAGCCGCCTGACCCTGGCGCAGGCGCTGAACTCGCTGGGCACAGCCATCGCGCCGATCTTCGGTGGCATGCTGATCCTGTCCAACACGGTCAAGAGCGCCGATGAACTGAACGCGCTGCCGGCCGCCGAGCAGCTGGCTTACCGCGTCGCCGAGGCGCAGGCCGTGCAGGGTCCGTACGTGGGCCTTGCGGTAGCGCTGGTGCTGCTGGCGCTGTTCGTGTTCCTGTTCCGCCTGCCGGCGCTGAGCGATGCGACCGAACAGGCCGACCAGGGCCATCACCACAGCTACTTCGATGCACTGCGCAAGCGCCACCTGCTGCTGGGCGTGCTGGGCATCTTCTTCTACGTCGGCGCGGAAGTGTCGATCGGCAGCTTCCTGGTCAACTATCTGTCGATGCCGAGCATCGGCGGCTTCAGCGAACAGCAGGCGACGCACTACGTGTCGGCTTACTGGACGATGGCGATGATCGGTCGTTTCGCCGGTTCGGCCCTGCTGGCGCGCTTCTCGCCCAGCCGCCTGCTGGCGATCTTCGCACTGGTCAACGTGGCCCTGCTGGCCACCACGATGATGACCTCCGGCAGCGTCGCGCTGTACTCGGTGGTGGCGATCGGCCTGTTCAACTCGATCATGTTCCCGACCATCTTCGCGCTCAGCATCGAGCGCCTGGGCCCGCTGACCAACAAGGGTTCCAGCCTGCTGATCATGGCCATCGTCGGTGGCGCCGTGGTGCCGTACCTGCAGGGCGTGCTGGCGGACCACATCGGTGTGCAGGCCAGCTTCATCCTGCCGCTGCTGTGCTACGGCTACATCATCTTCTACGGTCTGGTCGGCGCACGTACGCCGGCTTCCGCAACGCAGGGAGGCTGA
- a CDS encoding carbohydrate kinase: MGAIVCFGEILIDLLAQPPASADTPRAFLQYAGGAPANVAVAAARLGAKTQFVGMLGRDMFGDFLAESLVEHGVGTDYIVRTDAAKTALAFVALDAAGERSFSFYRPPAADLLFRDSDFQAACLDNAQCFHVCSNSLTEPAIAEATFAGMDRARAAGAVVSLDLNLRPALWPADVDPTPWLWQALERADLVKLSREELDYLAAPHGAEGDQVVLQRLLAAQARWVIVTDGAATLHWYTREQQGQVTSFNVATVDTTAAGDAFVGGVLVGLLERGGAGTGFAAFCQDPQAIAATLRFGAAVGALAVTRKGAFAAMPSLAEVQQLLQAQDLSA, from the coding sequence ATGGGTGCCATTGTCTGCTTCGGCGAAATTTTGATCGATCTACTAGCGCAGCCGCCGGCCTCGGCCGACACCCCGCGCGCGTTCCTGCAGTACGCCGGCGGTGCGCCGGCCAACGTCGCCGTGGCCGCTGCGCGGCTGGGGGCGAAGACCCAGTTCGTCGGCATGCTCGGCCGCGACATGTTCGGTGACTTCCTGGCCGAGAGCCTGGTCGAGCACGGCGTCGGCACGGACTACATCGTGCGTACCGACGCGGCCAAGACCGCGCTGGCCTTCGTCGCGCTGGATGCCGCGGGCGAGCGCAGCTTCAGCTTCTACCGCCCGCCGGCGGCCGACCTGCTGTTCCGTGACAGCGATTTCCAGGCGGCCTGCCTGGACAACGCGCAGTGCTTCCACGTCTGCTCCAACAGCCTGACCGAGCCGGCCATCGCCGAGGCGACCTTCGCCGGCATGGACCGCGCCCGCGCCGCCGGTGCGGTGGTCAGCCTGGACCTCAACCTGCGCCCGGCGCTGTGGCCGGCCGACGTCGATCCGACGCCGTGGCTGTGGCAGGCGCTGGAACGCGCCGACCTGGTCAAGCTGTCGCGCGAGGAACTGGATTACCTGGCCGCGCCGCACGGCGCCGAGGGCGACCAGGTGGTCCTGCAGCGGCTGCTGGCCGCGCAGGCGCGCTGGGTCATCGTCACCGATGGCGCCGCCACGCTGCACTGGTACACCCGTGAGCAGCAGGGCCAGGTCACCAGCTTCAACGTCGCCACGGTCGACACCACCGCCGCCGGCGATGCCTTCGTCGGTGGCGTGCTGGTCGGCCTGCTGGAGCGCGGTGGCGCAGGTACGGGTTTCGCCGCGTTCTGCCAGGACCCGCAGGCCATCGCCGCCACGCTGCGCTTCGGCGCCGCGGTCGGCGCGCTGGCCGTTACCCGCAAGGGCGCGTTCGCCGCGATGCCCTCGCTCGCTGAAGTGCAGCAGCTGCTGCAGGCACAGGACCTTTCCGCATGA
- a CDS encoding AGE family epimerase/isomerase: protein MSTSPDFRSPAFLRAHIADTMAFYHPRCIDPNGGFFHYFRDDGSIYDAGHRHLVSSTRFVFNYAMAYREFGNAEYREAVEHGVRYLREVHRNPATGGYAWTLRDGKVEDDMNHCYGVAFVLLAYSCALKAGVEQARTWMDETWQLLEARFWEPQHGLYKDEADGQWNFTGYRGQNANMHMCEAMLAAFEASGEQRYVERALQLADNMTRRQAAKAGGLVWEHYDVNWEIDWDYNLDNPKHLFRPWGFQPGHQTEWAKLLLILDRHVQADWLVPTAQHLFDVAVERSWDEARGGLYYGFAPESRRQPGMDGAPIGGDSFVCDDDKYFWVQAETLATAALMAKRTGDDRYWQWYERIWAYSWEHFVDHQYGAWFRILDADNRKYSDEKSPAGKVDYHTMGACYEVLNVVR, encoded by the coding sequence ATGAGCACCTCGCCCGATTTCCGTTCGCCCGCCTTCCTGCGTGCGCACATCGCCGACACCATGGCGTTCTACCACCCGCGCTGCATCGATCCCAACGGCGGCTTCTTCCACTACTTCCGCGATGACGGCAGCATCTACGATGCCGGCCACCGCCACCTGGTGAGCAGCACGCGCTTCGTTTTCAACTATGCGATGGCCTACCGCGAATTCGGCAATGCCGAGTACCGCGAGGCGGTGGAGCACGGCGTGCGCTACCTGCGCGAGGTGCACCGCAACCCGGCCACCGGTGGCTATGCCTGGACCCTGCGCGATGGCAAGGTCGAGGACGACATGAACCACTGCTACGGCGTGGCCTTCGTGCTGCTGGCCTACAGCTGCGCGCTGAAGGCCGGCGTCGAGCAGGCCCGCACGTGGATGGACGAGACCTGGCAGCTGCTGGAAGCGCGCTTCTGGGAACCGCAGCACGGCCTTTACAAGGACGAAGCCGATGGCCAGTGGAACTTCACCGGCTATCGCGGCCAGAACGCCAACATGCATATGTGCGAGGCGATGCTGGCTGCGTTCGAGGCCAGTGGCGAGCAGCGCTATGTGGAGCGCGCGCTGCAGCTGGCCGACAACATGACCCGCCGCCAGGCCGCCAAGGCCGGTGGCCTGGTCTGGGAACACTACGACGTGAACTGGGAGATTGACTGGGATTACAACCTGGACAATCCCAAGCACCTGTTCCGCCCGTGGGGCTTCCAGCCTGGCCACCAGACCGAGTGGGCCAAGCTGCTGCTGATCCTGGATCGTCACGTGCAGGCCGACTGGCTGGTGCCGACCGCGCAGCACCTGTTCGATGTGGCCGTGGAGCGCAGCTGGGACGAGGCACGCGGTGGCCTGTATTACGGCTTCGCGCCGGAATCGCGCCGCCAGCCGGGCATGGACGGCGCGCCGATTGGTGGCGACAGCTTCGTCTGCGACGACGACAAGTACTTCTGGGTGCAGGCCGAGACGCTGGCCACCGCCGCGCTGATGGCCAAGCGCACCGGCGATGACCGCTACTGGCAGTGGTACGAGCGCATCTGGGCGTACTCGTGGGAGCACTTCGTCGACCACCAGTACGGCGCGTGGTTCCGCATCCTCGATGCCGACAACCGCAAGTACAGCGACGAGAAGAGCCCGGCCGGCAAGGTGGATTACCACACCATGGGCGCGTGCTACGAAGTGTTGAACGTCGTTCGTTGA
- a CDS encoding glycoside hydrolase family 2 protein, with the protein MHRLSLVVRLLLLLVVAVAFPAAAAPLQAQWEFRLLPGDAQGASHPGLQQWRTATVPGSVHTDLLAHDLIRDPYVGASEGDLQWIGLADWEYRARFDVDAATLAKPNAELRFDGLDTYAEVSLNGWPLLRADNAHRTWHARVEGQLRAKDNELLVVFRSPIRTLLPGVQAMPHKIAGNYPSPYGDEPKDAMVGNFARKPAYHFGWDWGPRYVTAGVWRGVDLQAWDAHRLTDLAVRTDALDAGQAKLAVLLQVEQGSAAGSAVVAVDVRDPEGRNVAQLQRTVLLKPGANTVEIPVELADPRRWWPVGHGAQDRYTVQARLDGGRSAELAREQRIGLRTVELRREEDGKGGQGFAFVINGVEVFAKGANVIPFDAFPARVDPARLRQVLTAARDANMNMLRNWGGGYYEDDAFFDIADELGLLVWQDFMFGGGMQPGYDPAFRASVVAEARDNVRRLRHHPSIVLWCGNNEEETAWKDWGHGRDLKAADPAFAARVWQGYVDLFGKDLRQVVGEEGLGVPYWSSSPSNDLDEKANDSTRGDKHYWQVWGNPALPVQAYLRETPRFMSEYGLQAWPSLATVDQIASRDEQGIDSPVIRAHQKFMAGEGNSRLLHYIALGYGTPKDFEDFVYLSQVMQADGIALAALHHRASRPYTMGSLYWQLNDVWPGASWSSVDYYGRWKALHFAARRFFAPVTLAALRDEGRTQVRLINDGAAVDARWRLRVMDVEGKVLRRREVPVTLAAAGVTAVGDFADAELLAGADPKRTVAVFELVQAGRVSARQVVGFVEAKDQELPRQALKAVLAIDGDHYRLRLQSSAYVRSAWIDFGALDVQVEDNLLDLLPGETRDIAVRGPVDLATLREALKVKTLNDR; encoded by the coding sequence GTGCATCGTCTTTCCCTCGTTGTCCGTCTGCTCCTGCTGCTGGTCGTGGCGGTTGCATTCCCTGCCGCCGCCGCGCCGCTGCAGGCGCAGTGGGAGTTCCGCCTGTTGCCCGGCGATGCCCAGGGCGCCAGCCATCCGGGCCTGCAGCAGTGGCGCACGGCCACGGTGCCCGGCAGCGTGCACACCGACCTGCTGGCCCACGACCTGATCCGCGATCCCTACGTGGGCGCGTCCGAAGGTGATCTGCAATGGATCGGCCTGGCCGACTGGGAGTACCGCGCGCGCTTCGATGTGGATGCGGCCACCCTGGCCAAGCCCAATGCCGAACTGCGCTTCGATGGGCTGGATACCTATGCCGAGGTCTCCCTCAACGGCTGGCCGCTGCTGCGTGCGGATAATGCGCACCGCACCTGGCACGCGCGTGTCGAGGGGCAGCTGCGCGCCAAGGACAACGAACTGCTGGTCGTGTTCCGCTCGCCGATCCGCACGCTGCTGCCCGGCGTGCAGGCGATGCCGCACAAGATCGCCGGCAACTATCCCTCGCCCTATGGTGACGAGCCGAAGGACGCGATGGTCGGCAACTTCGCACGCAAGCCGGCCTACCACTTCGGCTGGGACTGGGGCCCGCGCTATGTCACTGCTGGCGTCTGGCGTGGCGTCGACCTGCAGGCCTGGGATGCGCATCGGCTGACTGACCTGGCCGTGCGCACCGATGCGCTGGATGCGGGCCAGGCGAAGCTTGCCGTGCTGCTGCAGGTGGAGCAGGGCAGCGCCGCTGGTTCGGCTGTAGTGGCTGTGGACGTGCGCGACCCGGAGGGCCGCAACGTGGCCCAGCTGCAGCGCACGGTGCTGCTGAAGCCGGGCGCGAACACTGTCGAGATTCCCGTTGAACTGGCGGATCCGCGGCGCTGGTGGCCGGTTGGCCACGGCGCGCAGGACCGTTACACCGTGCAGGCACGCCTGGATGGCGGCCGTTCCGCCGAGCTGGCGCGCGAGCAGCGCATCGGCCTGCGCACCGTCGAGCTGCGGCGCGAGGAGGATGGCAAGGGCGGGCAGGGCTTCGCCTTCGTCATCAACGGCGTGGAGGTCTTCGCCAAGGGCGCGAACGTGATACCGTTCGATGCCTTCCCAGCACGTGTCGATCCCGCGCGCCTGCGCCAGGTGCTGACCGCCGCGCGCGACGCCAACATGAACATGCTGCGCAACTGGGGCGGCGGCTACTACGAGGACGATGCGTTCTTCGACATCGCCGACGAGCTGGGCCTGCTGGTCTGGCAGGACTTCATGTTCGGTGGCGGCATGCAGCCGGGCTACGATCCCGCGTTCCGCGCCAGCGTGGTGGCCGAGGCGCGCGACAACGTGCGCCGGTTGCGCCACCACCCCAGCATCGTGCTGTGGTGTGGCAACAACGAAGAAGAGACGGCCTGGAAGGATTGGGGCCACGGCCGCGACCTGAAGGCCGCCGATCCCGCCTTCGCCGCCCGGGTCTGGCAGGGCTATGTGGATCTGTTCGGCAAGGACCTGCGCCAGGTGGTGGGTGAGGAGGGGTTGGGCGTGCCGTACTGGTCCAGTTCGCCCAGCAACGACCTGGACGAAAAGGCCAACGATTCCACCCGCGGCGACAAGCACTATTGGCAGGTCTGGGGCAATCCGGCGCTGCCGGTGCAGGCCTACCTGCGCGAGACGCCGCGCTTCATGTCCGAATATGGCCTGCAGGCCTGGCCGTCGCTGGCGACGGTGGACCAGATCGCCAGCCGCGACGAGCAGGGCATCGACAGCCCGGTGATCCGTGCCCACCAGAAGTTCATGGCGGGCGAGGGCAACAGCCGGCTGCTGCATTACATCGCACTGGGCTACGGCACGCCGAAGGATTTCGAGGATTTCGTCTACCTCAGCCAGGTGATGCAGGCCGATGGCATCGCGCTGGCGGCGCTTCATCACCGCGCCTCGCGGCCGTACACGATGGGCTCGCTGTACTGGCAGCTCAACGATGTGTGGCCGGGCGCCTCATGGTCCAGCGTCGATTACTACGGGCGCTGGAAGGCGTTGCACTTCGCCGCGCGCCGCTTCTTCGCGCCGGTGACTCTGGCGGCGCTGCGCGATGAGGGCCGCACGCAGGTGCGCCTGATCAACGACGGTGCCGCCGTGGATGCACGCTGGCGGCTGCGGGTGATGGACGTGGAGGGCAAGGTGCTGCGCCGTCGCGAGGTGCCGGTGACGTTGGCCGCTGCCGGTGTGACCGCTGTCGGCGACTTCGCCGATGCCGAACTGCTGGCGGGGGCCGACCCGAAGCGCACCGTGGCGGTGTTCGAGCTGGTGCAGGCTGGCAGGGTGAGCGCACGCCAGGTGGTCGGCTTCGTCGAAGCGAAGGACCAGGAGCTGCCGCGGCAGGCTTTGAAGGCGGTGCTGGCCATCGACGGCGACCACTACCGGCTGCGGCTGCAGAGTTCTGCCTACGTGCGTTCGGCGTGGATCGACTTCGGCGCGCTGGACGTGCAGGTGGAAGACAACCTGCTGGACCTGCTGCCCGGCGAGACGCGCGACATCGCCGTGCGCGGCCCGGTGGACCTGGCGACGCTGCGAGAAGCCCTGAAGGTAAAGACCCTCAACGACCGTTGA
- the mtnC gene encoding acireductone synthase, with protein sequence MQPRVILTDIEGTTSSISFVKNVLFPYARQALPAFVAEHGQQPDVRRWLDAVATEIGGACQDSLVAETLQGWIDQDRKHTALKALQGLIWDAGYRRGDYTAHFYPEVAPVLKGWHASGLPLYVYSSGSVPAQKLFFGFSDAGDLSPLVSGWFDTEIGGKREADSYRRIVQAIGVPAGEILFLSDVVEELDAAREAGLQTRLIDRLDDYPMPRTGQAANGHDRVENFQQIQL encoded by the coding sequence ATGCAGCCCCGCGTCATCCTGACCGACATCGAAGGCACCACCAGCAGCATCTCGTTCGTCAAGAACGTGCTGTTCCCCTATGCCCGCCAGGCGCTGCCGGCGTTCGTCGCCGAGCACGGCCAGCAGCCCGACGTCCGCCGCTGGCTGGATGCGGTGGCCACCGAGATCGGCGGCGCCTGCCAGGACAGCCTGGTGGCCGAGACGCTGCAGGGCTGGATCGACCAGGATCGCAAGCACACCGCGCTGAAGGCCCTGCAGGGCCTGATCTGGGATGCCGGTTACCGCCGTGGCGACTACACCGCGCACTTCTACCCGGAAGTGGCGCCGGTGCTGAAGGGCTGGCATGCCTCGGGCCTGCCGCTGTATGTGTATTCGTCCGGTTCGGTGCCGGCGCAGAAGCTGTTCTTCGGCTTCAGCGATGCCGGTGACCTGAGCCCGCTGGTGTCGGGCTGGTTCGATACCGAGATCGGCGGCAAGCGCGAGGCGGACAGCTACCGCCGCATCGTGCAGGCGATCGGCGTGCCGGCCGGCGAGATCCTGTTCCTGTCCGACGTGGTGGAAGAACTGGATGCCGCCCGCGAGGCCGGCCTGCAGACGCGCCTGATCGACCGCCTGGACGACTACCCGATGCCGCGCACCGGCCAGGCCGCCAACGGCCACGACCGCGTCGAGAATTTCCAGCAGATCCAGCTGTAA
- a CDS encoding acireductone dioxygenase, giving the protein MSRLRIYDDTRPESPLLDTQDGAIIAAELKKIDVTFERWQATAPVAPGASQDEVFAAYRADIDRLVAEHGFKSVDVASIAPDNPNRAELRKKFLDEHFHKEDEVRFFVAGSGLFTLHVDDKVYEIECVKDDLIAVPDGTTHWFDMGDEPSFVAIRFFTEPDGWVGHFTGTDIAQKFPRYVPTQAS; this is encoded by the coding sequence ATGAGCCGACTGCGCATCTACGACGACACCCGCCCTGAATCGCCGCTGCTGGATACCCAGGACGGCGCGATCATCGCCGCCGAACTGAAGAAGATCGACGTCACTTTCGAACGCTGGCAGGCCACTGCGCCGGTCGCGCCGGGCGCCAGCCAGGACGAAGTGTTTGCCGCCTACCGTGCGGACATCGACCGCCTCGTTGCCGAACACGGCTTCAAGAGCGTGGACGTGGCGTCGATCGCCCCGGACAACCCGAACCGTGCCGAGCTGCGGAAGAAGTTCCTCGACGAGCACTTCCACAAGGAAGACGAGGTGCGCTTCTTCGTCGCAGGCTCGGGCCTGTTCACCCTGCACGTGGATGACAAGGTCTATGAGATCGAGTGCGTGAAGGACGACCTGATCGCCGTGCCCGATGGCACCACCCACTGGTTCGACATGGGTGATGAGCCGAGCTTCGTGGCCATCCGCTTCTTCACCGAGCCGGACGGCTGGGTCGGTCATTTCACCGGCACCGACATCGCGCAGAAATTCCCCCGTTACGTTCCCACCCAGGCGTCCTGA
- a CDS encoding methylthioribulose 1-phosphate dehydratase, with the protein MNAPTFPYDTARLSELAQLLIDNVRELAHAGWTPATSSNFSHRLDDRHAAITVSGKDKGRLIEDDIMVVDFDGLAVGRPLRPSAETLLHTQLYRRFPEIGCVLHTHSPVQTIASRLYAPQGHIRIEGYELLKAFAGNSTHEMAIDVPVFANTQDMNVLSAQVDALLDTQPLWGYLIDGHGLYAWGRDMAEARRHMEAFEFLFHCELELRKLRG; encoded by the coding sequence ATGAACGCCCCCACCTTCCCCTACGACACCGCGCGCCTGAGCGAACTGGCCCAGCTGCTGATCGACAACGTCCGCGAACTGGCCCACGCCGGCTGGACCCCGGCCACCAGCAGCAACTTCTCCCACCGCCTGGACGACCGCCACGCCGCGATCACCGTCTCGGGCAAGGACAAGGGCCGCCTGATCGAGGACGACATCATGGTGGTGGACTTCGACGGCCTGGCCGTCGGCCGCCCGCTGCGTCCGTCCGCCGAGACCCTGCTGCACACCCAGCTGTACCGCCGCTTCCCGGAGATCGGCTGCGTGCTGCACACCCATTCGCCGGTGCAGACCATCGCCTCGCGCCTGTACGCGCCGCAGGGCCACATCCGCATCGAAGGCTACGAGCTGCTGAAGGCCTTCGCCGGCAACAGCACCCACGAAATGGCCATCGACGTGCCGGTGTTCGCCAACACCCAGGACATGAACGTGCTCTCGGCGCAGGTCGATGCCCTGCTCGATACCCAGCCGCTGTGGGGCTACCTGATCGACGGCCACGGCCTGTACGCCTGGGGCCGCGACATGGCCGAAGCGCGCCGCCACATGGAAGCCTTCGAGTTCCTGTTCCACTGCGAACTGGAACTGCGCAAGCTGCGCGGCTGA
- a CDS encoding amino acid permease produces MFKQLWATKHPHAAHEDANGLSLRRHLGPWGLTALGIGAVIGGGIFVITGQAAANHAGPAIMLSFVLAAICCAFCALAYAEFASMVPVSGSAYTYTYATFGELSAWFIGWMLVLEYGVSASAVAVSWTGYFLSLLSQFDIHLPASLVSAPLDAQLRPTGAIANLPAAGLVLLLTWLCYVGISKSSAMNMAMVVLKTGLIILVIVVGWKYVDTSNWTPFIPANEGPGKYGMEGVLRGAAMVFFAYIGFEAVSVAAQESKNPQRDMPFGMMVSLVICTVLYIAMAAVMTGLVPYPLLGTDEPVVTAVAAHPQLGWLRWVVEVGALIGLSSVVLVMIIGQPRIFMIMGRDGLLPPVFTRIHPKYRTPHINTVITGIGIALLAALFPLDILGELTSMGTLIAFTAVCAGVLILRRTQPDLPRPFRMPMAWLICTLGVLSCLALLSAMTLHNWMLMGVWTVVGFVIYFGYGFRHSRLRGQ; encoded by the coding sequence ATGTTCAAGCAACTGTGGGCCACCAAGCACCCGCATGCCGCCCATGAAGACGCCAACGGCCTGAGCCTGCGCCGCCACCTCGGCCCGTGGGGCCTGACCGCCCTGGGCATCGGCGCGGTGATCGGCGGCGGCATCTTCGTCATCACCGGCCAGGCTGCGGCCAACCACGCCGGCCCGGCCATCATGCTGTCCTTCGTGCTGGCGGCCATCTGCTGCGCCTTCTGCGCGCTGGCCTACGCCGAGTTCGCCTCGATGGTGCCGGTCTCCGGCAGTGCCTACACCTACACCTACGCCACCTTCGGCGAGCTCTCCGCCTGGTTCATCGGCTGGATGCTGGTGCTGGAGTACGGCGTGTCGGCCTCGGCGGTGGCGGTCAGCTGGACCGGCTACTTCCTCAGCCTGCTCAGCCAGTTCGACATCCATCTACCGGCGTCACTGGTCAGCGCGCCACTGGATGCGCAGCTGCGCCCGACCGGCGCCATCGCCAACCTGCCCGCGGCCGGCCTGGTGCTGCTGCTGACCTGGCTGTGCTACGTCGGCATCAGCAAGTCCTCGGCGATGAACATGGCGATGGTCGTGCTGAAGACCGGCCTGATCATTCTGGTCATCGTGGTCGGCTGGAAGTACGTGGACACCAGCAACTGGACCCCGTTCATCCCCGCCAACGAAGGCCCCGGCAAGTACGGCATGGAAGGCGTGCTGCGCGGCGCGGCGATGGTGTTCTTCGCCTACATCGGCTTCGAGGCGGTGTCGGTGGCGGCGCAGGAATCGAAGAACCCGCAGCGCGACATGCCCTTCGGCATGATGGTGTCGCTGGTGATCTGCACGGTGCTGTACATCGCCATGGCGGCGGTGATGACCGGCCTGGTGCCCTACCCGCTGCTGGGCACCGACGAGCCGGTGGTGACCGCCGTCGCCGCGCACCCGCAGCTCGGTTGGCTGCGCTGGGTGGTCGAAGTCGGCGCCCTGATCGGCCTGTCCTCGGTGGTGCTGGTGATGATCATCGGCCAGCCGCGCATCTTCATGATCATGGGCCGCGACGGCCTGCTGCCGCCGGTGTTCACCAGGATCCACCCGAAGTACCGCACCCCGCACATCAATACGGTCATCACCGGCATCGGCATCGCCCTGCTGGCGGCGCTGTTCCCGCTGGACATCCTGGGCGAACTGACCTCGATGGGCACGTTGATCGCGTTCACGGCGGTGTGCGCGGGCGTGCTGATCCTGCGCCGCACGCAGCCGGACCTGCCGCGTCCGTTCCGCATGCCGATGGCGTGGCTGATCTGCACCCTGGGCGTGCTGAGCTGCCTGGCGCTGCTGTCGGCGATGACGCTGCACAACTGGATGCTGATGGGCGTGTGGACGGTGGTCGGATTCGTGATCTATTTCGGTTACGGGTTCAGGCACAGCCGCCTGCGGGGTCAGTAA